The Acidobacteriota bacterium genome includes a window with the following:
- the rlmN gene encoding 23S rRNA (adenine(2503)-C(2))-methyltransferase RlmN, with protein MSSLPPADIRDLTLEELRAELASLGEKPFRAVQIFDWLYKKKASRFEDFTSLAKPLRDKLAARFSIGSPEFADERSSADGTTRYLLRLADGQHIETVLIPAGRRLTVCLSTQVGCKFACAFCASGRHGFKRNLAPSEIIGQVLFLESALRRDLTNYVFMGMGEPLDNWANVEKAIRIMNAPEGLEIAARRITVSTAGFVDAFKRLEALDLQINLSISLHAVTDRLRDRLMPINRRFPLERVVEAAEAYVRRGGRMITLEYIVIRGVNDSLDDADGLAAIASRLRVKVNLIAYSPVEGSDFRTPSEADVARFKRWLEERRVNTLVRLSKGADIAAACGQLAGRFLEKAGPASRPAGRKP; from the coding sequence ATGTCATCTCTCCCCCCCGCTGACATCCGCGACCTGACGCTCGAGGAGCTGCGGGCCGAGCTTGCCTCCCTGGGCGAGAAGCCGTTCCGGGCCGTCCAGATCTTCGACTGGCTTTACAAGAAGAAGGCGTCGCGGTTCGAGGATTTCACCAGCCTGGCCAAGCCGCTCCGCGACAAGCTGGCCGCCCGCTTCTCCATCGGCTCGCCCGAGTTCGCGGACGAACGCTCGTCCGCCGACGGCACGACCAGGTACCTGTTACGCCTGGCCGACGGCCAGCACATCGAGACCGTCCTCATCCCGGCCGGCCGGCGCCTGACGGTCTGCCTCTCGACCCAGGTCGGCTGCAAGTTCGCCTGCGCCTTCTGCGCCAGCGGCCGCCACGGCTTCAAGCGGAACCTGGCCCCGTCCGAGATCATCGGCCAGGTCCTCTTCCTCGAGAGCGCGCTCCGCCGCGACCTGACCAACTACGTCTTCATGGGCATGGGCGAGCCGCTCGACAACTGGGCGAACGTCGAGAAGGCCATCCGCATCATGAACGCGCCCGAAGGGCTGGAGATCGCCGCCCGCCGCATCACCGTCTCGACGGCCGGGTTCGTCGACGCCTTCAAGCGGCTCGAGGCGCTCGACCTCCAGATAAACCTGTCGATCTCGCTCCACGCCGTCACCGACCGGCTGCGGGACCGCCTGATGCCCATCAACCGCCGCTTCCCGCTCGAGCGGGTCGTCGAGGCGGCCGAGGCCTACGTCCGCCGCGGCGGCCGGATGATCACGCTCGAATACATCGTCATCCGCGGCGTCAACGACTCGCTCGACGACGCCGACGGCCTGGCCGCGATTGCCAGCCGGCTCCGGGTCAAGGTCAACCTCATCGCCTACAGCCCGGTCGAAGGCTCGGATTTCCGGACGCCGTCCGAGGCCGACGTGGCCCGCTTCAAGCGCTGGCTCGAGGAGCGCCGGGTCAATACCCTCGTCCGGCTGTCCAAGGGCGCCGACATCGCCGCCGCCTGCGGCCAGCTGGCCGGACGTTTCCTGGAGAAGGCCGGGCCGGCGTCGCGGCCGGCCGGGAGGAAGCCATGA
- a CDS encoding DMT family transporter — protein sequence MLDAAPTAPRALGQVLAAGSAFAWAVAVVLFRVSGRRVHPIGLNLAKCILALALMVPTLAVLGEPLAPAVPASTVGLLLLSGILGIAVSDTLLFYALNRLGASLTAIVDCFYSPFVIGLSFLLLGERLTPVQLAGAGLVVSAVLTLSKEGKVERIGRKDLVLGIVFGILAMFFVAFGIVMVKPVLGGVSVFWSTFVRIVGGAAALGTLVPFLKNRRAILAPLGEPRNWKAIVPASFFGSYLSLILWMGGMKYAKASVSAILNQLSTIFIVVIAAVFLKEKLTVWKVLAVVLAFVGAYLASWPF from the coding sequence ATGTTGGACGCCGCCCCGACCGCTCCCCGCGCCCTCGGCCAGGTCCTGGCCGCCGGCTCGGCCTTCGCCTGGGCCGTCGCCGTCGTCCTGTTCCGGGTCAGCGGCCGCCGCGTCCATCCCATCGGCCTCAACCTGGCCAAGTGCATCCTGGCCCTGGCCCTCATGGTCCCGACCCTGGCCGTCCTCGGCGAGCCGCTCGCGCCGGCCGTGCCCGCCTCGACCGTGGGCCTTCTCCTCCTCAGCGGCATACTCGGGATCGCCGTCTCCGACACGCTCCTGTTCTACGCCCTCAACCGGCTCGGGGCCAGCCTGACCGCCATCGTCGACTGCTTTTACAGCCCCTTCGTCATCGGCCTGTCCTTCCTCCTGCTCGGCGAGCGGCTGACGCCGGTCCAGCTGGCCGGCGCCGGGCTCGTCGTGTCGGCCGTCCTGACCCTGTCGAAGGAAGGGAAGGTCGAGAGGATCGGGCGCAAGGACCTGGTCCTCGGCATCGTCTTCGGCATCCTGGCCATGTTCTTCGTCGCCTTCGGGATCGTCATGGTCAAGCCCGTGCTCGGCGGCGTGTCGGTGTTCTGGTCGACCTTCGTCCGGATAGTCGGCGGCGCGGCCGCCCTGGGGACGCTCGTCCCCTTCCTCAAGAACAGGCGGGCCATCCTCGCGCCGCTCGGGGAGCCGCGCAACTGGAAGGCCATCGTCCCGGCCTCCTTTTTCGGCTCCTACCTCTCGCTCATCCTCTGGATGGGCGGCATGAAGTACGCCAAGGCGTCGGTCTCGGCCATCCTCAACCAGCTCAGCACGATCTTCATCGTCGTCATCGCCGCGGTTTTTCTCAAGGAGAAGCTGACGGTCTGGAAGGTCCTGGCGGTCGTCCTGGCCTTCGTCGGAGCCTACCTGGCCTCGTGGCCCTTCTGA
- a CDS encoding Gfo/Idh/MocA family oxidoreductase has product MAEPVSLVMVGVGGMGAVYLQSLLERRDEGLFRIAGAVDPQPNRCKQYVEMRAMGVPCFVSLQDFYRNRKADLAVLSSPIQVHMPQATFALARGSHVLCEKPAAGTIQELRAAVEVERASGRWVAVGYQWSFSPAVQALKADIRSGLLGAPRKLKCLYLWPRDEGYYARNDWAGRKRDADGGWVLDSPVQNAMAHDLHNMFYILGRETAASARPASVEAELYRANAIENFDTAAARVRTEDGVELLFYVSHASAEDRGPVVRCEFEKAVVRCDSRTSGLWAEFPDGRRKDYGVPDDEPMNKLWQSISGAREGGARPLCGLEAAASQTLCMNGIQDSMPDIRDFPAGMVRMVEGLAAPRTVIETPGAKRRVVEGLDEAFAACYEAEKLPSEMGLPWSARGEPIDLTAYAAYPSR; this is encoded by the coding sequence ATGGCGGAACCCGTATCTCTCGTCATGGTCGGCGTCGGCGGCATGGGCGCGGTCTATCTCCAGTCGCTGCTCGAGCGCCGGGACGAGGGCCTGTTCCGCATCGCCGGAGCCGTCGATCCTCAGCCGAACCGCTGCAAGCAGTACGTCGAGATGCGGGCCATGGGCGTGCCCTGCTTCGTCAGCCTCCAGGACTTTTACCGGAACCGCAAGGCCGACCTGGCCGTCCTCTCCTCCCCCATCCAGGTCCACATGCCCCAGGCGACGTTCGCCCTGGCCAGGGGCAGCCACGTCCTCTGCGAGAAGCCGGCGGCCGGCACGATCCAGGAGCTGCGGGCGGCGGTGGAGGTGGAGCGGGCCTCTGGTCGCTGGGTGGCCGTCGGCTACCAGTGGTCCTTCAGCCCGGCCGTGCAGGCGCTCAAGGCCGACATCAGGTCGGGGCTCCTGGGCGCGCCGCGCAAGCTCAAGTGCCTCTACCTCTGGCCCCGGGACGAGGGCTATTACGCCCGGAACGACTGGGCCGGGCGGAAGCGCGACGCGGACGGGGGCTGGGTCCTGGACAGCCCGGTCCAGAACGCCATGGCCCACGACCTCCACAACATGTTCTACATCCTCGGCCGGGAGACCGCGGCGAGCGCCCGGCCGGCATCCGTCGAGGCCGAGCTCTACCGGGCCAACGCCATCGAGAACTTCGACACCGCCGCCGCCCGCGTCCGGACGGAGGACGGCGTCGAGCTCCTGTTCTACGTCAGCCACGCCTCGGCGGAAGACCGCGGCCCCGTCGTCCGCTGCGAGTTCGAGAAGGCCGTGGTGCGCTGCGACAGCCGGACCTCCGGCCTCTGGGCCGAGTTCCCGGACGGGAGGCGCAAGGACTACGGCGTCCCGGACGACGAGCCGATGAACAAGCTCTGGCAGTCGATCAGCGGGGCCCGGGAGGGCGGGGCGCGGCCGCTCTGCGGGCTCGAGGCGGCGGCCAGCCAGACGCTGTGCATGAACGGCATCCAGGATTCGATGCCGGACATCCGCGATTTCCCGGCCGGGATGGTCCGGATGGTCGAGGGGCTGGCGGCCCCACGGACGGTCATCGAGACGCCGGGCGCGAAACGGCGGGTCGTCGAGGGCCTCGACGAGGCCTTCGCGGCCTGTTACGAAGCGGAGAAGCTCCCCTCCGAGATGGGACTGCCCTGGAGCGCCAGGGGCGAGCCGATCGACCTCACGGCCTACGCGGCCTATCCCTCGCGCTGA
- a CDS encoding beta-galactosidase translates to MRRIPRARSLALALFALALASPGAGVPAAAGPRPAPDARRFFPAADLMKIGVYYYPEQWPESQWRRDLQRMAGLGFEFTHFGEFAWGFMEPSDGRFDFAWLDRALDLAARAGLKVILCTPTPCPPAWLGEKHPDIYLVGADGRRLEHGTRANASLADDVFVRYARRIVAELGRRYGRDPRVWGWQLDNEPWGPPDYSPAARRKFQAWLERRYGTIEKMNTVWGGAFWSTRYDSFAQVLIPNEGLSGEDGLSPHALLDFRRFTADTQAEFLNLQADILRGLVRPEQWITTNYMNVTDSADPWRSDRLDFISFTMYPVRGSRNLGELGFRLGDPYRLAAAVDYFRSFRGATGVMELQPGQVNWAAVNPQPEPGAVRMWLWHAFAGGLSFACTYRYRQPRYGSELYHAGIVGPDGVTPSRGGLEFARVIGEMKELRKLYDPAAKMPDGLAARRTAILWSQDVMWDLEIHKQTALWNTRDHCSKWMAAVKAAGSPLDYVDESADFAAYPFLVAPAYQLVDEALAARWTRYVEAGGHLVLTCRTGQKTKDGQLPEKPWAGMIAPLVGAEVEIFDCLLEGGRGVVRRDGRGYAWNRWADVLKPAPGTETLAVYADQFYAGKPAAVSRRLGRGTVTYVGVDTLDGALERDIMRLVYERAGAGPASYPPGVYIEWRDGFFVAVNYSSRPYDVPVGPGARIVLGTNPLRPADVLVWH, encoded by the coding sequence ATGAGAAGAATTCCCCGCGCTCGTTCCCTCGCCCTGGCGCTCTTCGCCCTCGCCCTGGCCTCCCCCGGGGCCGGCGTCCCCGCGGCGGCCGGGCCGCGGCCGGCGCCGGACGCCCGGCGCTTTTTCCCCGCGGCCGACCTGATGAAGATCGGCGTCTATTATTATCCCGAGCAGTGGCCCGAATCGCAGTGGCGGCGCGACCTCCAGAGGATGGCCGGCCTCGGATTCGAGTTCACCCATTTCGGCGAGTTCGCCTGGGGCTTCATGGAGCCGTCCGACGGCCGCTTCGATTTCGCCTGGCTCGACCGGGCCCTCGACCTGGCCGCCCGGGCCGGGCTCAAGGTCATCCTGTGCACGCCGACGCCCTGCCCGCCGGCCTGGCTGGGCGAGAAGCACCCGGACATCTATCTCGTCGGCGCCGACGGCCGGCGCCTCGAGCACGGCACCCGGGCCAACGCGTCGCTAGCGGACGACGTCTTCGTCCGCTACGCCCGGCGCATCGTCGCCGAGCTCGGGCGCCGCTACGGGCGGGACCCGCGCGTCTGGGGCTGGCAGCTCGACAACGAGCCCTGGGGACCGCCTGACTACAGCCCTGCGGCCCGACGGAAGTTCCAGGCCTGGCTCGAGCGCAGGTACGGCACGATCGAAAAGATGAACACGGTCTGGGGCGGCGCCTTCTGGAGCACGAGGTACGACTCGTTCGCCCAGGTCCTCATCCCCAACGAGGGCCTCTCCGGCGAGGACGGCCTGAGCCCTCACGCCCTGCTCGACTTCCGCCGCTTCACGGCCGACACCCAGGCCGAATTCCTCAACCTGCAGGCCGACATCCTGCGCGGCCTCGTCCGCCCGGAGCAGTGGATCACGACGAATTACATGAACGTCACGGACTCGGCCGACCCCTGGCGGAGCGACCGGCTCGACTTCATCTCCTTCACGATGTACCCGGTCCGCGGCTCGCGGAACCTCGGCGAGCTCGGTTTCCGGCTGGGCGACCCGTATCGCCTGGCCGCGGCCGTGGATTATTTCCGCTCGTTCCGGGGGGCGACCGGCGTCATGGAGCTCCAGCCCGGGCAGGTCAATTGGGCGGCGGTCAACCCCCAGCCCGAGCCGGGCGCCGTGCGCATGTGGCTGTGGCACGCCTTCGCCGGCGGCCTGTCCTTCGCCTGCACCTACCGCTACCGGCAGCCCCGCTACGGCAGCGAGCTCTACCACGCCGGCATCGTCGGCCCGGACGGGGTGACGCCGTCGCGGGGCGGCCTGGAGTTCGCCCGGGTCATCGGCGAGATGAAGGAGCTGCGGAAGCTCTACGACCCGGCCGCTAAGATGCCGGACGGGCTGGCCGCGCGCCGGACGGCCATCCTCTGGAGCCAGGACGTGATGTGGGACCTCGAGATCCACAAGCAGACCGCGCTCTGGAATACCCGCGACCATTGCAGCAAATGGATGGCCGCGGTCAAGGCGGCGGGGTCGCCCCTCGACTACGTCGACGAGAGCGCCGACTTCGCGGCCTATCCCTTCCTGGTCGCCCCGGCCTATCAGCTCGTCGACGAGGCCCTGGCGGCCAGGTGGACGCGCTACGTCGAGGCCGGCGGGCACCTCGTCCTGACCTGCCGGACGGGTCAGAAGACGAAGGACGGCCAGCTGCCGGAGAAGCCCTGGGCCGGGATGATCGCGCCGCTCGTCGGGGCCGAGGTCGAGATCTTTGACTGTCTCCTCGAGGGCGGCCGGGGCGTCGTCCGCCGGGACGGGCGCGGCTACGCCTGGAACCGCTGGGCCGACGTCCTGAAGCCGGCCCCGGGCACGGAGACGCTGGCAGTCTACGCCGACCAGTTCTACGCCGGGAAGCCGGCGGCCGTGAGCCGCAGGCTCGGGCGCGGCACGGTGACCTACGTCGGGGTCGACACGCTCGACGGCGCCCTGGAGCGGGACATCATGCGCCTCGTCTATGAGAGGGCCGGGGCCGGGCCCGCGTCCTATCCGCCGGGCGTCTACATCGAATGGCGCGACGGCTTTTTCGTCGCCGTCAATTATTCGTCGCGGCCGTACGATGTCCCGGTCGGGCCCGGCGCGCGGATCGTGCTGGGGACCAATCCCCTCCGCCCCGCCGACGTCCTCGTCTGGCATTAA
- a CDS encoding transposase, with product MPRIARVIVPGCPQAEDSFARGIGELHRRYTLVVNTREGWRGYLWQGRFLSYPLGETHCYSAVRYVERNPVRAGLVARAEMYEWSSARAHVRREAHPLLAPFPLLKAIPDWSAYLGQKESIGEIDDFRQHERTGRPLGSDEFIRRLEALTGRVLAPRPKGRHRKNGK from the coding sequence ATGCCCAGAATCGCCAGGGTTATCGTCCCCGGGTGCCCCCAGGCCGAGGACAGCTTCGCCCGCGGGATAGGAGAACTCCACCGTCGGTACACGCTGGTCGTCAACACGCGCGAAGGCTGGCGCGGTTACCTATGGCAGGGCCGCTTCCTCTCCTACCCTCTCGGCGAGACCCACTGCTATTCCGCGGTCAGGTACGTCGAGAGAAATCCCGTCAGGGCGGGTCTGGTCGCGCGGGCCGAGATGTACGAGTGGTCGAGCGCGAGGGCTCATGTCCGGAGGGAAGCCCATCCGCTCCTGGCGCCCTTCCCGTTGCTGAAGGCTATCCCCGATTGGTCGGCTTACCTGGGTCAGAAAGAAAGCATCGGCGAGATCGACGATTTCCGCCAGCACGAGCGAACGGGCCGCCCGCTCGGCAGCGATGAATTCATCCGGCGGCTCGAGGCTTTGACCGGGCGTGTCCTGGCGCCCAGGCCCAAGGGCAGACACCGAAAAAATGGGAAATAG
- a CDS encoding sodium:solute symporter family protein yields MTILGLNVLDFAIVLAFILFVLYLGWRASRRTRTTEDFFVAGRRLGKVYQFFLNLGTSTNADQAVVVSREVYRQGIGGMWIQYLVLFLTPFYWFTTAFFRRVRLVTIGDFFTERFKSRFLGAAFAVFTLFMAFLGNGAGYMVAAKTMMALTPKPAAAYTAREKQSVDLFREYRALQAKAGQTALDPAEAARLAELGERQKKGELKSFISYTDSISIYLVYTVIVAVYTMMGGFLAAAITDVLQGILLTTFSLILIPIGLQRVGGFAGLHAAVPDYMFRLFGSSATSEYAWYTILAMVLANLVSIIAVATGMQTAGSARNETTARVGMIGGMFFKRFIMIFWALTGLLAIALYAGKLHDPDLIWGHMTLDLLFPGAIGLMMAGVLSAKMSSLAGSSVSYSALFIRNLYQPFVKPKSDRHLLNVGRAAIAVTLVGGVGVALFIGNLLDMYKYFISLPAIFGAAIWLGFLWRRLTKPAVIAQVVICFALIAVIPNVFQSLDWARTRPGFLLETRARTVSITTPAVREDVEAGRASAVGEIIRKTRTNPPEGVFYEKVVRVDPRDPASPRIGLGRFHTEIWILSGLGIDFTGSSKAQLSAARFAFDALFPFVLLFLFSAFTRPAPKADLDRFFAKVHTPVQRTPEEEERALRRAVEHYEEVVEAHKLRPGSNWEIMKPKLVDILGFAGCWVIVGVIVFLLWFILNLR; encoded by the coding sequence ATGACGATCCTCGGTCTGAACGTACTTGATTTCGCCATCGTCCTGGCCTTCATCCTGTTCGTCCTCTATCTCGGCTGGCGGGCTTCCCGCCGGACCAGGACGACCGAGGACTTCTTCGTCGCCGGCCGCCGCCTGGGCAAGGTCTATCAGTTCTTCCTCAACCTGGGCACCTCGACCAACGCCGACCAGGCCGTCGTCGTCTCCCGCGAGGTTTACCGCCAGGGCATCGGCGGCATGTGGATCCAGTACCTCGTCCTCTTCCTGACCCCGTTCTACTGGTTCACCACGGCCTTCTTCCGCCGCGTCCGGCTGGTGACCATCGGCGATTTCTTCACCGAGCGCTTCAAGAGCCGCTTCCTGGGCGCGGCCTTCGCCGTCTTCACCCTGTTCATGGCCTTCCTCGGCAACGGCGCCGGCTACATGGTCGCGGCCAAGACCATGATGGCCCTGACGCCCAAGCCGGCCGCGGCGTACACGGCCCGGGAAAAGCAGAGCGTCGACCTGTTCAGGGAATACCGGGCCCTCCAGGCCAAGGCCGGCCAGACGGCCCTGGACCCGGCCGAGGCCGCGCGCCTGGCCGAGCTCGGCGAGCGGCAGAAGAAGGGCGAGCTCAAGTCCTTCATCTCCTACACGGATTCCATTTCGATCTACCTCGTCTATACGGTCATCGTCGCGGTCTACACGATGATGGGCGGCTTCCTGGCCGCGGCCATCACCGATGTCCTCCAGGGCATCCTCCTGACGACCTTCTCGCTCATTCTCATCCCCATCGGTCTGCAGCGCGTCGGCGGCTTCGCCGGCCTCCACGCCGCGGTCCCGGACTACATGTTCCGGCTGTTCGGCTCGTCGGCGACGAGCGAGTACGCCTGGTACACGATCCTGGCCATGGTCCTGGCCAACCTCGTCTCCATCATCGCCGTGGCCACGGGCATGCAGACCGCCGGCTCGGCCAGGAACGAGACGACGGCCCGGGTGGGCATGATCGGGGGCATGTTCTTCAAGCGCTTCATCATGATCTTCTGGGCCCTGACCGGCCTCCTGGCCATCGCCCTCTACGCGGGCAAGCTCCACGACCCCGACCTCATCTGGGGTCACATGACCCTGGACCTGCTCTTCCCCGGGGCCATCGGGCTGATGATGGCCGGCGTGCTCTCGGCCAAGATGTCGAGCCTGGCCGGGTCGAGCGTTTCCTACTCGGCCCTGTTCATCCGCAACCTCTACCAGCCCTTCGTCAAGCCCAAGTCCGACCGCCACCTCCTCAACGTCGGGCGCGCGGCGATCGCCGTGACCCTCGTCGGCGGCGTGGGCGTGGCCCTGTTCATCGGCAACCTCCTCGACATGTACAAGTACTTCATCTCGCTGCCGGCCATCTTCGGCGCGGCCATCTGGCTGGGGTTCCTGTGGCGCCGGCTGACCAAGCCGGCGGTCATCGCCCAGGTCGTCATCTGCTTCGCGCTCATCGCGGTCATCCCCAACGTGTTCCAGTCGCTCGACTGGGCCCGAACGCGGCCCGGCTTCCTCCTGGAGACGCGGGCCCGGACCGTGTCCATCACCACGCCGGCGGTGCGCGAGGACGTCGAGGCCGGCCGGGCGTCGGCCGTCGGCGAGATCATCCGGAAGACCCGCACGAACCCGCCCGAGGGCGTTTTCTACGAGAAGGTCGTCCGGGTCGATCCCCGTGACCCGGCCTCGCCCAGGATCGGCCTCGGCCGCTTCCACACGGAGATCTGGATCCTGAGCGGGCTCGGGATCGACTTCACCGGATCCTCCAAGGCCCAGCTGAGCGCAGCGAGGTTCGCCTTCGACGCCCTGTTCCCGTTCGTGCTGCTCTTCCTGTTCAGCGCCTTCACCAGGCCGGCGCCCAAGGCCGACCTCGACCGCTTCTTCGCCAAGGTCCACACCCCGGTCCAGCGGACGCCGGAGGAGGAGGAGCGGGCCCTGCGCCGCGCCGTCGAGCACTACGAGGAAGTGGTCGAAGCGCACAAGCTGCGGCCCGGATCGAATTGGGAGATCATGAAGCCGAAGCTGGTCGACATCCTCGGCTTCGCCGGCTGCTGGGTCATCGTCGGCGTCATCGTCTTCCTGCTCTGGTTCATTCTGAACCTCCGCTAA
- a CDS encoding TRAM domain-containing protein, which yields MKIKIEKIVYPGRRLGLVEGKVVFTDGGLPGETVEVEVFKDRTSYAEARTVRIVEPSPDRVAPRCGHYLACSPYQDMDYGLETRIKRGQVAEVLSRQLKRPFDALELTPSPETWGYRNKIGLRVLRQDGQARFVYHEPGEQASFVPVERCYLVPDRVNDLLAALLGAVNAVPLRTVEGVEIRTSRWSGESLVLCDLASEAEREAVAGAWRGFRKEFGLAGAVASIRDGKRVRTERLFGRDFIEERAGGLVFRIGARSFFQTNVPILERVFEDAAAAAGLAGEEIVADLYCGLGTFGLFLARRCREVFGVEPEAGNVAFLKKNLELNGIGNFAVCEGTAEEWLPEILERAPAVVMLDPPRRGVDPEIVRQLVDDPVGRLLYLSCNPTTLARDLQGLGAAYDIAAVRVYDFFPHTPHIETLAVLNRRHPDIQWG from the coding sequence ATGAAGATCAAGATCGAGAAGATCGTCTACCCGGGCCGGCGGCTCGGCCTGGTCGAAGGGAAGGTCGTCTTCACGGACGGCGGCCTGCCCGGAGAGACCGTCGAGGTCGAGGTCTTCAAGGACCGCACGAGCTACGCCGAGGCCCGGACGGTCCGGATCGTCGAGCCGTCGCCGGACCGGGTCGCGCCGCGCTGCGGCCATTACCTGGCCTGCTCGCCCTATCAGGACATGGACTACGGCCTGGAGACCCGCATCAAGCGGGGGCAGGTCGCGGAAGTCCTGTCGCGCCAGCTCAAGCGCCCCTTCGACGCGCTCGAGCTGACGCCGTCGCCCGAGACCTGGGGCTACCGGAACAAGATCGGGCTCCGCGTGCTGCGGCAGGACGGGCAGGCCCGCTTCGTCTACCATGAGCCCGGCGAGCAGGCCTCGTTCGTGCCGGTCGAGCGGTGTTATCTCGTGCCGGACCGGGTCAACGACCTGCTGGCGGCCCTGCTCGGCGCCGTCAACGCCGTCCCGCTGCGGACCGTCGAGGGGGTCGAGATCCGGACCAGCCGCTGGAGCGGCGAATCGCTCGTGCTCTGCGACCTGGCGTCGGAGGCCGAGAGGGAGGCGGTGGCCGGGGCCTGGCGCGGATTCCGGAAGGAGTTCGGGCTGGCCGGCGCGGTCGCGTCGATACGAGACGGCAAGCGGGTCCGGACCGAGCGGCTCTTCGGCCGGGATTTCATCGAGGAACGGGCCGGGGGCCTCGTCTTCCGCATCGGGGCGCGGTCCTTCTTCCAGACGAACGTCCCCATCCTCGAGCGCGTGTTCGAGGACGCGGCCGCGGCGGCCGGGCTCGCGGGCGAGGAGATCGTGGCCGATCTGTACTGCGGCCTCGGGACGTTCGGCCTGTTCCTGGCCCGGCGCTGCCGGGAGGTCTTCGGGGTCGAGCCGGAGGCCGGGAACGTCGCCTTCCTGAAGAAGAACCTGGAGCTCAACGGCATCGGCAACTTCGCCGTCTGCGAGGGCACGGCCGAAGAATGGCTGCCGGAGATCCTGGAGCGGGCCCCCGCCGTCGTCATGCTCGACCCGCCCCGCCGCGGCGTCGATCCGGAGATCGTGCGGCAGCTCGTCGACGACCCCGTCGGCCGGCTCCTCTACCTCTCCTGCAATCCGACGACGCTGGCCCGCGATCTCCAGGGCCTCGGCGCGGCCTACGACATCGCCGCCGTGCGCGTTTACGACTTCTTCCCCCACACCCCCCACATCGAGACCCTGGCCGTCCTAAACCGCCGCCATCCGGATATTCAATGGGGTTAA
- a CDS encoding C69 family dipeptidase, translated as MKRSRSLSLAVLAAAVLALSTLPAAQAPATKGAAALEFDSCTSILVGRLASVDGSTMTSHSCDSGTDRTWMTIVPNMKHKPGEMAKVYYDPKRTKGPADPDRLETGEIPQVAETYAYLNAAYPIMNEHQLAIGETTIGSRRELISETGIIDAPELYRLVLERAKTAREAIRVADELTKAWGYNDWGECFTFADTKEVWQFEIHGPGKGKKGAVWAAQRVPDDEIGVSANAGRILQIDLSDPDRFMASANVMSLAEEMGYWSKASGKPFEFTYAYDPDSRTSLYCRRREWRVLSLLAPSLKLNPESENYPFSVKPEKKVGLADVLAIFRDTYGGTEYDMTRTLTAVNRKGETVKSPVATPFMNGDTLALFRLKRERTICSPAATYLQITQSRDWLPGPLGGVVWIGYDNPATTPHLPFYIGIGQMPDSYMVDGRWAFSRACAWWAFRTVSRLANFRFQEMSRDIEKVWKPMEDKILADQAQFEKDALELYRKDPKRFRERLTSYCHNLASQAVQAYWKLGDDLWLKYSSYF; from the coding sequence ATGAAGAGATCCCGATCCCTGTCCCTTGCGGTCCTCGCGGCGGCCGTACTGGCCCTGTCGACGCTTCCCGCGGCCCAGGCCCCGGCGACGAAGGGGGCCGCGGCGCTCGAGTTCGATTCCTGCACCAGCATCTTGGTCGGCCGGCTGGCTTCGGTCGACGGCTCGACCATGACCTCGCATTCCTGCGATTCGGGCACGGACCGGACCTGGATGACCATCGTCCCCAACATGAAGCACAAGCCGGGGGAGATGGCCAAGGTCTACTACGATCCCAAGCGGACGAAGGGCCCGGCCGACCCCGACCGGCTGGAGACGGGCGAGATCCCCCAGGTCGCCGAGACGTACGCCTACCTCAACGCGGCCTACCCGATCATGAACGAGCACCAGCTGGCCATCGGCGAGACGACGATCGGCAGCCGGCGCGAGCTCATCAGCGAGACCGGCATCATCGACGCGCCCGAGCTCTACCGGCTCGTCCTCGAAAGGGCCAAGACGGCCCGCGAGGCCATCCGCGTCGCCGACGAGCTGACCAAGGCCTGGGGCTACAACGACTGGGGCGAGTGCTTCACCTTCGCCGACACGAAAGAGGTCTGGCAATTCGAGATCCATGGCCCGGGCAAGGGCAAGAAGGGCGCCGTCTGGGCGGCCCAGCGCGTCCCCGACGACGAGATCGGGGTCTCGGCCAACGCCGGCCGCATCCTGCAGATCGACCTTTCCGACCCCGACCGCTTCATGGCCTCGGCCAACGTGATGTCGCTGGCCGAGGAGATGGGCTACTGGTCGAAGGCGAGCGGCAAGCCGTTCGAGTTCACCTATGCCTACGATCCCGACTCGCGGACGAGCCTCTACTGCCGGCGGCGCGAATGGCGGGTCCTGAGCCTGCTCGCTCCGTCGCTCAAGCTCAACCCGGAATCGGAGAACTACCCCTTCTCGGTCAAGCCAGAAAAGAAGGTCGGCCTGGCCGACGTCCTGGCCATCTTCCGCGACACCTACGGCGGGACGGAATACGACATGACCCGGACCCTGACGGCCGTCAACCGGAAAGGGGAGACCGTCAAGAGCCCGGTCGCGACGCCGTTCATGAACGGCGACACGCTGGCCCTGTTCCGGCTGAAGCGGGAGCGGACGATCTGCTCGCCCGCCGCGACGTATCTCCAGATCACCCAGTCGCGCGACTGGCTGCCGGGGCCGCTCGGCGGCGTCGTCTGGATCGGCTACGACAATCCGGCCACGACCCCGCACCTGCCGTTCTATATCGGGATCGGCCAGATGCCGGACTCGTACATGGTCGACGGCCGCTGGGCCTTCAGCCGGGCCTGCGCCTGGTGGGCCTTCAGGACGGTCAGCCGGCTGGCCAACTTCCGCTTCCAGGAGATGTCCCGGGACATCGAGAAGGTCTGGAAGCCGATGGAGGACAAGATCTTAGCCGACCAGGCCCAGTTCGAGAAGGACGCCCTGGAGCTTTATCGGAAGGACCCGAAGCGGTTCCGCGAGCGCCTGACGAGCTATTGCCACAACCTGGCCAGCCAGGCGGTCCAGGCCTACTGGAAGCTCGGCGACGACCTCTGGCTCAAGTACTCCTCCTACTTTTAA